The genome window CCGTAGCTTATCCTGGAGCAGTTGCTGCTCATTGGGAGCCAGGGCCCGGCGGGTATCGCCGTTGGCGAAGAGCCGCGACTCGAACCCGGCAGAGCCGATCTCCAGGGAACGGAGCGCCTTTTGGAACGACTCCTTGAAGGTGCGGCCAATGGCCATGACCTCGCCCACCGACTTCATCTGGGTAGTCAGTGTCGCATCCGCTGCCGGGAACTTCTCAAAGGTAAAGCGCGGAATCTTGGTCACCACGTAGTCGATGGTGGGCTCGAAGCAGGCCGGGGTTTCCCGGGTGATGTCGTTGCGGATCTCGTCCAGAGTGTAACCCACGGCCAGCTTGGCCGCGATCTTGGCGATCGGGAAGCCGGTGGCCTTGGAGGCCAGGGCAGACGAGCGGGAAACCCGCGGGTTCATCTCGATGACCACGAGGCGGCCGTTGCGCGGGTTGATGCCGAACTGGATGTTGGAGCCGCCGGTGTCCACCCCGATTTCGCGGATGATTTTCAGGGCCGCGTCCCGGAGGATCTGGTACTCCTTGTCGGTCAGGGTCTGGGCCGGGGCCACGGTAATGGAGTCGCCCGTGTGGACCCCCATGGGATCGAAGTTCTCGATGGAGCAGATGATGACCACGTTGTCGGCCGTGTCGCGCATCACCTCCAGCTCGTACTCCTTCCAGCCGATGACCGACTCCTCCACCAGGATCTCATCGGTGGGAGAGGCGTCGATGCCCGCCATGGCCATCCTCTCGTACTCTTCCATGTTGTAGGCGATGCCGCCGCCGGTGCCGCCCAGGGTGAAAGAGGGGCGGATGATGGCGGGGAAGCCGACGGCCTTGACCACCGCCATGGCCTCGCTGTGGTTGTGGGCCAGGCCCGAGCGGGGCACCGAAAGGCCGATCTTCTCCATGGCCTCCTTGAAGAGGGTCCGGTCCTCGGCCTTTTTGATGGCCGGAAGCTTGGCGCCGATCAGTTCCACGCCGAATTTTTCCAGAGTGCCGTTCTCGGCCACGGCCACGGCGGTGTTCAGGGCCGTCTGACCGCCGAGGGTCGGCAGCACCGCATCGGGACGTTCCTTCTCGATGATCTTGGCCAGCACCTCCGGGGTCACCGGCTCCACGTAGGTCCGGTCGGCGAAATCGGGATCGGTCATGATGGTGGCCGGGTTGCTGTTGAGCAGCACCACCTCGAATCCCTCCTCCTTCAGCGCCTTGCACGCCTGGGTGCCGGAGTAGTCGAACTCGCACGCCTGGCCGATGACAATGGGACCGGCGCCGATGATGAGGATCTTTTTGATGTCGGTACGTTTGGGCATTACAACTCCTTGGTGACTGTATCGTCGTTAACGAAAGGGCTACGCGCGAAAGATGAAAAACACCGCTCCTGCAAGGCAGCAGCCGGCCCAGAGATAGTCCAGTTTCAGGGGCTGGCCCATGTAGTAGACCGCGAAGGGGACGAAGACCGCAAGGGTGATAACCTCCTGCATGATCTTGAGCTGCCCCAGGCTGAAGGTCCCATAGCCCATCCGGTTGGCCGGCACCTGGATCAGGTACTCGAAGAAAGCGATCCCCCAGCTCACGACCACGGCAATGTACCAGGGTGCCGCCTTCAGGTTCTTCAGGTGCGCATACCAGGCAAAGGTCATGAACACGTTGGACAGCGCCAGCAATACGATCGTCCTCATGCTACTCCTGCACCCAGCCGTTTTCCAGGCCGGCCTCCTCCAGGGCCTCCACCGCCTCGTCGTACTCCTCGTCGGTGATCTTGCGGTGTATCCCCGGCGTCTCAACGGCCCGGTGGGCCGGGAAGAACTGGTTCATCAGGGCGATGTGGGTCTCGGTCCCCAGGTTTGCGGCAATCCAGCGGAGCGTCTCGCCGCTGCCGGCTGCCCCTTCCGGCAGCACCAAGTGGCGGATGACGAGCCCCCGTACCGCAATCCCGGCGGCGTCCAGCTCCAGGTGACCCACCTGGCGGAGCATCTCGGCAACCGCCAATCGATTCGTTTCCCGGTAGCCGGGGGCCGAGGAGAACCGGACCGCCGGTTCTTCCGCCGCATACTTCATGTCCGGCAGATAGACGTCCACGATACCGTCCAGAAGGCGGAGGGCGTCCACCTTCTCGTAGCCGCCGGAGTTCCAGACGATCGGAAGCCGGAATCCGCGGGGAATCGCCAGCCAGAGCGCCGCCAGGATCTGCGGCAGGAAGTGGGTCGGCGTGACGAAGTTGATGTTGTGCACCCCGCGCCTCTGCAGCCCAAGCATCCGAACAGCCAGATCCAGCGTGGTCAGGTCGGTCCCGGTCCCCTGTTGGCTGATGGGAAAGTTCTGGCAGAACCGGCAGTGGAGGCTGCACCAGGAGAGAAAGATCGTCCCCGATCCTTTTGTCCCGGAGATGGGGGGCTCTTCGCCGTGGTGGACATTGGCCGACGCGATCCGGGGCTGCCATCCGGCCCGGCAGGAACCGGTTTCGCCCGCCAGGCGGTTCACCCGGCAGTCGAGGGGGCAGAGGTCGCAGGAGCGGAGCCGGGCATAGGCCTGCCTGACCCGCGTCAGTAATTCGCCTGATTGATAAAGATCGATATACCGCATGATTGTGCAGGGGCGATCCCGGGGGTCACCATCGTGCCGGACGCAACCGTTCCGGCCCTATGCCTTTCCCTTCTCCATCAGCTCCACGAAGCGCCCGAACAGGTAGTGTGAGTCGTGGGGACCGGGCGATGCCTCGGGGTGGTGCTGGACCGAAAAGATGGGGAGATCCTTGTGCTTCATCCCCTCAACGGTCTGGTCGTTCAGGTTCTCGTGGGCCAGTTCGCAGGCATGGCCGAGCGAGACGATATCCACCGAGAAGCCGTGGTTCTGGGCGGTGATCTCCACCCTGCGGGTTTCCAGGTCCATGACCGGCAGGTTGGAACCGTGGTTACCGAACTTGAGCTTCATGGTCTTGCCGCCGAGGGCGAGGCCCAGGAGCTGGTGACCGAGGCAGATGCCGAAGATGGGCTTCTTGCCCACGAACTTCCTGATGTTCTCGATGACGGCGGTCATGGGCTCCGGGTCGCCGGGGCCGTTGCTGAGGAAGATGCCGTCCGGGTTCATGGCCAGGGCCTCCTCGGCCGGGAACGTGGCGGGCACCACGGTCACGTCGCAGCCGGCCGACACCAGGCAGCGGAGGATGTTGTACTTGATGCCGAAATCGTAGGCCACCACCTTGTACTTCAACTCGTCAGGTGTTGCGGCGGTGTACCCGGCCTCCAGGTCCCAGAGCTTCTCGGTCCAGTGGTAGGGCTTGTCGCAGGAAACGCCGGTCGCCAGGTCGAGGCCGGCCATGCTCGGCACGGCACGGGCCTTTTTCACCAGGCTCTCGTGGTCCGAATCCACGGTGGAAATGATGCCGTTCTGGGCTCCCTTGTCCCGCAGGTGCCGGGTAAGTGCCCGGGTATCGATCCC of Geobacter anodireducens contains these proteins:
- a CDS encoding radical SAM protein — translated: MRYIDLYQSGELLTRVRQAYARLRSCDLCPLDCRVNRLAGETGSCRAGWQPRIASANVHHGEEPPISGTKGSGTIFLSWCSLHCRFCQNFPISQQGTGTDLTTLDLAVRMLGLQRRGVHNINFVTPTHFLPQILAALWLAIPRGFRLPIVWNSGGYEKVDALRLLDGIVDVYLPDMKYAAEEPAVRFSSAPGYRETNRLAVAEMLRQVGHLELDAAGIAVRGLVIRHLVLPEGAAGSGETLRWIAANLGTETHIALMNQFFPAHRAVETPGIHRKITDEEYDEAVEALEEAGLENGWVQE
- a CDS encoding carbamoyl phosphate synthase small subunit yields the protein MKAVLALADGRVFEGKSFGATGEAAGEVVFNTAMTGYQEVLTDPSYRGQMVTMTYTQIGNTGINPEDIESKQLYLSGFIVKEYHDCYSNWRATMSLDAYLKENGVVGIQGIDTRALTRHLRDKGAQNGIISTVDSDHESLVKKARAVPSMAGLDLATGVSCDKPYHWTEKLWDLEAGYTAATPDELKYKVVAYDFGIKYNILRCLVSAGCDVTVVPATFPAEEALAMNPDGIFLSNGPGDPEPMTAVIENIRKFVGKKPIFGICLGHQLLGLALGGKTMKLKFGNHGSNLPVMDLETRRVEITAQNHGFSVDIVSLGHACELAHENLNDQTVEGMKHKDLPIFSVQHHPEASPGPHDSHYLFGRFVELMEKGKA